A window of Sinimarinibacterium sp. NLF-5-8 genomic DNA:
ATCCCCGAGGATCTGGGCGGCACGGGCGGCGGCCAAGTGGAATTGGTCGCGCTGATGGAGGCGCTGGCCGAGGCCGGACTGGTGCTGCCCATGCTGCTGCTCACCGGCTTTGCGCGGGTGCCGATCATCCGCAATGGCACGCCCGAGCAGATCGAGCGTTTCGTCAGACCGACGATCAGCGGGGCCGAAAAACTGTGCTTCGCCATCACCGAGCCGGATGCCGGCACCAACAGCTTCGCGATGTCCTCGCTGGCGACGCGGGATGGCGACGGCTACCGACTGACCGGGCGCAAGGTTTTTATTTCCGGCGCGGCGGACGCCGACCGCATGCTGGTCGTGGCCCGCACCCAGAAGGCCGGCGAGGTCGAGCATCGCACCGAAGGAATGTCGCTCTTCGTGGTGGATACCGACGCGCCCGGCGTGGAGCTGCAGCCCCTGAACATTGACGTCGGCTGGCCGGAGCGGCAGTACCTGGTTTTCTTCGACGACGTCGAACTCGGCGCGGACCGCTTGATCGGCAAGCCGGGACAGGGCCTGGCCGGCATGTTCGAGGCGCTGAACTCGGAACGCCTGCTGGTGACCGCCATGTCCGTGGGCCTGGGCAACTATGCACTTAAAAAGGCCGTGGCCTACGCCAACGAACGCAAACCCTTCGGCGTCCCCATCGGCAGCTACCAGGCCCTGCAGCACCGGCTGGCCGAGGCCAAGGCCGAACTGGAGGCGGCACGGCTGATGATGATCCAGGCCGCCGCGACGTTCGACGCCGGCGGCAATGCCGGCGCTCACGCCAACATGGCCAAGTTGCTGGGCTCACGCGCCGCGGTCAAGGCCGTCGAGGCCGCGCTGCAAACCCACGGCGGCTACGGCTTCGACAAGGACTACGACATCATCACGCTATGGCCTTCGGCCCGGCTGATGGAGATCGCGCCCATCAACAACGAAATGCTGCTCAACTACATCGGTGAACATGTCCTCGGCCTGCCCAAATCCTACTGAGACTCCCTGCGTGATCGAGCGCGACGGATTCACGGCCCCGGACGGCCGCGAAATCGTGCTGTGGCGCTGGCCGCAATCGCAAGCGCGTCCAACGCTGCACTGGGCGCATGCGACGGGTTTCCATGGCCGCTTGTACAGGCCGCTACTCGACAAGCTGGCGGGCGATTGCAACGTGCTAGCCTGGGACATGCGTGGCCACGGGACCAGCGCCGAGGCGGCGGACCTCGCGACTTTCCGCGGCTGGGAAACCTACTATCGCGACCTGACCGCCTTTCTGGACAACCTGGCTGAACCGATCTGGCTGGCCGGCCATTCCATCGGCGCCACCACCAGCATCATGGCCGCGGCCCGACGTCCGGACAAGGTGCTGGGCCTGATCCTGGCGGAACCCGTGATCATGGATACCTGGCAGGGCTGGCAGTTGTGGTTGGCCAAGCTGCTACGCCAGTCCCACCGGGTTTCGCTGGCCGCCGGAGCGGCACGCCGGCGCAGGGTCTTCGACTCGCACGCCGCAGCCCTGGAGAGCTATCGTGGCCGCGGTGGTTTCAAGACCTGGCCCGAGGCATGGCTTGAAGCCTATGTCGAGCACGGATTGGTGCAGCATGGCGATCAGGTCCACCTGGCCTGTACGCCGGAGTGGGAAAGCACCACCTTCTCCCATACCGAACACAACCCCTGGCCCGGCATCCGTCGGTTGCAGTGTCCGGTGATAACGTTGGCCGCGGAATGCGCTTCGACCTTCTCGCCAATGGCTCGCCAGCGCCTGCGCGCCTTACTGCCCTGCGCCGAAGTGAACGCCCTCGCCGGAACGACCCATTTCCTTCCCATGGAGCGACCGGGCGCGGTCCGCAATGCCGTATGGCAGGCTATGTTACCCAAGACTGTCTGAGGGCGTGCAATCCGCCAGCCCTGGGCACCCAGTTGGTGGCCACACGAACCACCACGCAGCAGTCAGGCATCACGATGGCGCGCCGCAAAGGCGGAATGATGCTCCGCATCATTGCCCCCTTTCGGCTTAGCCTGCACTTCCAGGGTGGCACTCCCCGCTCCTTGATGCGTTCGGGTGGCTGCGAAAACAAGCACGATGCCGATTCGCGTAGTCTGCTCAGTGTTATAGATGTGTGCGAACGGGCCGAGATACGGTCTTGACAGGAGCCAGAATGATTCAGGATTTCTTGAACCTGCCGCCGCTTCGGGCCCTGGAAATCGATGATTTGGGTGATCATTACCGAGTGCTAGCAGATGGGCAGGCGGAGCCAACCTGCTGCCCACATTGTCAGCATGCTGTCATGCAGGGGCACGGACGCCAACGACAAAAGTTCATCGATACGCCGATGCACGGCAAACGGGTGGTGATCGAGATTGACCGGCGCCGGTATCGCTGTAAACGCTGCGGAAAAACCATGTTCAGTGGTTTGCTCAATGTAGATTCGAAGCGTCAAGCGACATCTCGCCTGATTGGATACATAGAGCAGCATTGCCTTCGCCGCACCTTTGCTGAGATTGCCCGCGATGTCGGTGTGGATGAACGCACCATCCGCCACATCTTCGACGATCATGTCGACCGGTTGTCACGGGATGTGAAGTTCGAGACGCCCGAGGTGCTTGGCATCGACGAGCTAAAGATCATCGGCCAGTATCGCGCGATGATCACCAACGTCACCGAACTCGCCCTGTTCGATATGCTGCCGACACGCAAGAAGGCGGACCTGGTTACGTACTTCAAGCGGCTCCCGGATAAGCATCGGGTGCGAGTCGTCACCATGGATTTGTGGAATGTGTATCGGCAGGTGATCCATGCACAGTTGCCGGGGCGACTCATCGTCGCCGACCGTTGGCATGTCGTTCGTATGGCGAACGAAGCTATGGAAAAGGTCCGCAAGCTCATCCGGAAAAGCTTGGACACGCGGACTCGCCTCAAGCTCAAGGATGACCGTTTCCTGCTATTAGCACGTCGGCGAGGCCTTGACGAATCGCAGCGGGATCTACTCGACCGCTGGTTCGCACAGTTCCCAGCTTTAGGGGCCGCTTATATGGCGAAAGAGGCGTTCCATAGCCTTTACGAGCATGACTCACGGCCGGAAGCTGAAAGAGCGGCTCAGGCGTGGTTAAACAGCATCCCTGAGCTAGTGGCGCCTCAGTTCAAAGAGACTGCTACTGCCCTTCGCAATTGGTGGGAGCCGGTATTCAATTACTACGACCATCCCATCTCGAATGGCTATACTGAGTCCATCAACCGCCTCGCGAAGGACATGAATCGAATGGGCCGGGGTTATAGCTTCGATGTGATCCGCGCTCGGCTGGTGTACGACGAGAAGGCCCGCCGCCCAAACTGCAAGCCCCTACGACAACGCGCTCGGTCGACCCCTGCGCTACCGGATACCTCTGCGACCGATTACCTGACATTCACTCGTGCTGCAGCTTCGCCGACGACTGAGAGCCGGACAATCGAGTACGGTCCCCATATCCCTACCCTCTGTGGGCTTCTGGAAGCGGGTTTCTTCGAATAGACCTTCCGAGAACCCACATCCTCGGGACCTGCCGTGACTTGGCATAAACCACGGAAATCCACAAGCGTGAGAACGAACGAGTTCCAGCGCAGCTTACCCCAATCCACAGTCTATTCCGGATACCCATATCGTTTACATGCTGGTGGTGGGTTATGCCAGCGCGCGCTGGGCATGGTATGCGGCGATTCCCTTGGGCTGGCTATGTTATTTGCTGGCAGCGTTGCTGCTGGACGCCAGCGGTCTGGCGCGCGCGCTGTGGCTGGGTTTGGCGGCGCTGCCGGCGCTGTTTTTGGCCGCGCGCCTGGCATTGCCCAAACCGCGTGCAATGCCTGCGCCGGTGCATTTGCCGCGTGCGGAGTTGTTTGCGCGCATGGCAGCGGCGGCATTGCTGGTCTTGACCCTGACCACGGTGACTCGCCAGCTGGGCAGCCAGTTCACCGGGCTTTTATCCGGTGCGCCGGTGGCGGCGGTGGTGATTCCGGCGTTTACCTTTGCCACGGCGGGGCGCGATGCCTTGCTGCTGACGTTAAGCGGCTTTTTAACCGGACTGGTCGGCTTTGGTGTGTGCTTTTTGGTGCTGGCCTACACGATGACGGCGCTGGGCTTCTGGGCGCTGATTCCGGCACTGATCGCAGGCGTTGCTTGCGGTTTGCTCAGCACCCATTGGGCGGCGGCACAGCGGCGCGCGCGCGTCTGAACGCGGATTTAACCCCCAAAGTTGATCTTGGCTTCCAGGTTGCTGCGCGAGTCGGCGTTGATCAATGCTTCGTCCAGACTGATGGTGCCGCTGCGGTAGAGCGCAAACAGGGCGTTATCGAAGGTGAGCATGCCTTTGTCGGAGGATTGCACCATCGCCGCCGGAATCTCATCGACGCGCTTGTGCAAAATCAGCTCTTGCAGATACGGCGTGTTGACCATGACCTCCATCGCCGCCACGCGCCGCCCGTCGGGACGCTTGACCAGACGTTGCGAGATGATCGCGCGCAGCGTCATCGACAGATCCATGTACAGCTGATCGCGCAGCATTTGCGGGTACAGGTTGATGATGCGCTGCAAAGCCTGGGCGGCGTTGTTGGCATGCAGGGTGGACAGCGCCAGGTGGCCGGTGTTGGCCAGCTGAATGCAGGCATCCATGGTTTCGCGGGTACGGGTTTCGCCCACCAGGATCACGTCCGGTGCTTCGCGCAGCGCGCTTTTGAGCGCGGCTTCGTAGCTGTGCGTGTCCTGGCCGACTTCGCGCTGGTTGACGATGCTGCGCAGGTTGGGGTGCAGGTATTCGATCGGATCTTCGATGGTCAGGATGTGCCCTGCGCTGACTTCGTTGCGGTGCCGCAGCATCGCCGCCAGCGTGGTCGATTTGCCCGAACCGGTAGCGCCGACCATCAAAATCAGCCCCCGCTTTTGCAGCACCAGATCCTTGAGCACCGGCGGCATCCCGCCGAGCGAATCCAGCGTTGGCACCTGCGCACTGATATGGCGCAGCACCATGCCCAGCGAACCCCGCTGGTTGAAGATGTTGACGCGAAAGCGCCCCAGCCCACCGGCTTCGGTGGCCAGATCCAGCTCCAGCTGTTCGGCCAGTTGTTGCTGTTGCTGCGCCGACAGCATCGACTCGACCACTTCGGTGATGAACTCGCGCGTCAGTGCGGTTTTGCCGATCGGCACCAATTCGCCTTCGATCTTGAGTTGCGGCAAGGCATTGGCGGTAAAAAACAGGTCGGAGCCTTTTTTTTCGACGCAGAGCTTGAGATACGGCAGCAGTTTGAACATCGCGCGCGCCTATCGCTCAAAAACGCTGGCTGAACCGTCTTCTTTCATCTGCATCTTGCGCACGCCTTCATCCTCCATCAAATCCTGCCGCGCGCGCGTGGATTCGAGCTTGATCTTGAGCCGCAGCTCGTTTTGCGAGTCGGCATTGCGGATCGCTTCGTCATAGCTGATCTGGCCGTCTTCAAACAGCTTGAACAGGTATTGATCAAACGTGACCATGCCCTGCTCGTTGGAGCGCGCCATGACTTCCTTGATCCCGGCCACTTCCCCTTTGAAAATCAGATCGGCCACCAGCGGCGAGTTGAGCATGATTTCCATCGCCGCCACACGGCCACCGCCCTGCTTGCGCACAAGGCGCTGAGAAATGATGGATTTGAGATTGAGCGATAAATCCATCAGCAGCTGTTCACGTTTTTCTTCGGAGAAAAAGTTGATCACCCGATCCAGCGCCTGGTTGGCGCTGTTGGCATGCAGCGTGGCCAACACCAGATGGCCGGTTTCAGCAAAGTTGACGGCATATTCCATGCTTTCGCGGGTGCGGATTTCGCCAATCAGAATCACATCGGGCGCCTGCCGCAGGGTGTTTTTGAGCGCGTTGTCCCATGAAAAGGTGTCGGTGCCGACTTCCCGTTGCGTGACCACGCAACCCTGGTGCGGGTGGACGTATTCGATCGGGTCTTCAATGGTGATGATATGCCCGCGCGAGTTCTGGTTGCGGTAGCCCAGCATCGCCGCCAGCGAGGTGGACTTGCCCGAGCCGGTGGCGCCGACCATCAGCACCAGTCCGCGCTTTTCCATGACGATATCGGCCAGCTTGCGCGGCAAGTCGAGCTGCTCGAATGTGGGAATCTCGGTATTGATGGTGCGCAAAACGCCGCCGACGCGACCTTGCTGGACAAAGGCATTGACCCGAAAACGGCCAATGCCCGGTGGCGCAATGGCAAAGTTGCATTCGTTATCGGCTTCAAAATCGCGCACCTGCCGATCGTTCATCAGCGCGCGCATCACCATCGCCGAAATCTCCGGCGACAAGGGTTTGTCCATCACCGGCGTCATCTGCCCGTCGAGCTTGATGGCGGGCGGAAAACCTGCGGTGATGAATAAATCAGACGCACCTTTTTGCCGCATCAAGGCCAAAAGCTGCTGCACCAGTTTGACGGCTTGTTCTCGTTCCATCGCGCGCCTCAGGCACTGAAACTGCGAGGATCCGCCGAACGCGCGCGCGCTTCTTCGAGCGAGGTGACGCCTTTGCGCACCAGTTCCTTGAGACACTGATCCAGCGTTTGCATGCCTTCCTTCTGGCCGGTCTGGATCGAGCTGTACATCTGCGCAACCTTGTTCTCGCGGATCAGGTTACGGATCGCGGGCGTGCCGATCATGATTTCATGCGCGGCCACGCGGCCGCCGCCTTTTTTCTTCAGCAGGGTTTGCGAGATCACCGCGCGCAGCGATTCCGACAACATCGCGCGCACCATGTCTTTTTCCGCCGCCGGGAACACGTCCACGATGCGATCCACGGTCTTGGCCGCAGACGAGGTGTGCAGCGTGCCAAACACCAGATGCCCGGTTTCGGCGGCGGTGAGCGCGAGGCGAATGGTTTCCAGATCGCGCATTTCGCCCACCAGCACCACGTCGGGGTCTTCACGCAGCGCCGAGCGCAGCGCCTCGTTGAAGCCCAGTGTGTCGCGGTGCACTTCGCGCTGGTTGATGAGGCACTTTTTCGATTGATGGACGAATTCGATCGGATCCTCCACGGTGAGGATGTGGCCGTATTCGGTTTCGTTGATGTAGTTGATCATCGCCGCCAGCGTGGTCGATTTGCCGGAACCCGTCGGTCCCGTCACCAGCACGATGCCGCGCGGGGTTTCGGCAATGTCCCTGAAGATCGGCGGACACTTCAAATCTTCCAGACTCAGGATTTTGGACGGAATGGTGCGAAACACCGCGCCCGCGCCGCGCGCCTGCGTGAACGCGTTGACGCGGAAGCGCGCCAGGCCGGGAATCTCGAACGAAAAATCGGTTTCCAGAAACTCGTCCCAGGCCTTGCGCTGCTTGTCGTTCATGATGTCGTACACCATGTCATGCACCTGCTTGTGATCCAGCGGCGGCAGGTTGATGCGTTTGACATCCCCATCGACACGAATCATCGGCTCGATCCCCGCCGACAAGTGCAAATCGGACGCACCCTGCTTCACGCTGAACGTCAATAACTGCGCAATATCCATCGGAACACAATCCCCCTCAAGGCTCGACCCGCGAACGGTAGCACAGCCTCGGGCGCTTGCGACGATGGCACGGCGGCGGCAGACTGCGCGCCCTTTTGTCCTGTTGCCGCCATGTCTCCACAAGATGTTGCCAAGCGCCAGGCTGCCGCCGCAGCTTTGGCCTACCTCGAACCCGACGCCCTCGTCGGCGTGGGTACCGGTTCCACCGTCAACCATTTCATCGACCTGCTCGCCGAGCGCGCGCGGGTCAGCAACATTCGCGGCGCGGTGTCGTCATCCAACGCCACCAGCGAACGCCTGCGCGCCATCGGCGTGCCGGTATTCGATCTAAACGAGGTGGAAGGGTTGTCGCTGTACGTCGATGGCGCCGACGAAGCCAATGATCGCCTGCATCTCATCAAAGGTGGCGGCGCGGCGCTGACGCGCGAAAAAATCGTGGCCGCAGCCAGTGCAAGATTCGTCTGCATCGTCGATGAATCCAAATGCGTGGATGTCCTCGGCAAATTTCCGCTGCCGGTGGAAGTGATTCCAATGGCGCGCGCGCAGGTTGCGCGCGAACTCGCCACGTTTGGTGGAACACCCCAATGGCGCGAGGGCATCACCACCGACAACGGCAATCACATCCTCGACATCCACGGTTTGAAAATCACCGATCCGGTCGCACTGGAAAACGCCATCAACGGCATCACCGGCGTGGTCTGCGTGGGCCTATTTGCGCGCCGCCCGGCCGACGTGCTGATCGTTGGCGGCAGCAGCGGCACGCGGGTGCTGACGGCGCGCTAATCGTCTGTAACACCACGGAGCGTGCGGCGATACAGCACGCCCCACGCCAGCCCCAGCAGCGCTGCGACCAACGATCCGGCCAGCACGCCGAGCTTGGCCGCCTCCAGCAGAGCAGGATCGTCGAACGCCAGCATGGCGATGAAGATCGACATGGTGAAACCGATGCCGGCCAACACGCCGATCAACACGATGCCGCCCCATGACACGCCGGGCGGCAATCGGCACACGCCCAGCCGTACCATCAACGCACTCACGCCGATCACGCCCAGCGGCTTGCCCAGCACCAGCGCCAGTACAACGCCCAGCGTGACGCCGCGCGCGCCCCCGGCAGACAGATCGATACCGTCCAGACTCACCCCAGCATTGGCCAGCGCAAACAGCGGCAGGATGCCGTAAGCCACCCAGGGATGCAGCGCCACCGGCACGCGCACCACCGGCGGCGATGGTTGCCGCAATACGCGCACGGGCGTCACCATCCCCAATACCACACCCGCCAGCGTCGGGTGCGCGCCGCCGATCCAGATCCCCAGCCACAGTATCGCGCCCGGCAATACATACGCCCATGCCGAATCGATCCCAAGGCGTTGCCACAACCCCACCCACAGCAGACCGGCACCGGCGATGGCAAACCCATGCAGCGCCAGACCATCGGAGTAAAACAGCGCAATGATGAGCACGGCGATGATGTCGTCGATGACCGCCAGCGCCAGCAGAAGCACCCGCACACTGGCGGGAATGCCGCGCCCCAGCAAGGCCAGCACGCCCAATGCAAACGCAATGTCGGTTGCCGCCGGAATCGCCCAGCCGGAATGGCGCAGCGGATCGTGATTGAGGGCCAGATAGATCAGCGCAGGAACCGCCACGCCGCCCAGCGCGGCCAGAATCGGCAGGCCGGCTGCACGCAAATGACTCAACGCGCCGTCATGGATTTCACGGCGGATTTCCATGCCCACGATGAGAAAAAACACCGTCATCAGCCCATCGTTGATGATGAAATGCAGCGAAGGGGTGATGGCACCAATACCCAGCGTCAGATGCCATAGTGCGTGGTAACTGTGCGCTTGGGGTGAGTTGGCCCAGATCAGTGCAGCAACGGCTGCGATCATCAATATGATGCCGCCGGTGGCCTCAAGATGCAGGAGCCGTTGCAGGCGCTGGATGAGGGCAGATACAGAACATTCGTCGGGCATGGCGATCCAATCTCCACGCGGCGGCCCGACCTGCGCATCAACCTGCCCGGCGACTCTGCCGCACACCCGGCGCCAAGTATAACCAACAGCGTTTCGGGTATCGCGCCGCCGCACAATGCCAGGGACGTATCACCCCCAGCGCCACGGCCTACTCCGCAGCAGGACGCGCACGCCGACGAGGACGACGGCGGCGCTGCTGGGCAGCGTCGCCATCGGCTTTGGAGGCATGGCCTGGCTCCGCAGCGCGATGCTGCGACGGACGGGTGTGAGTGGCCGCAGGCTTGTTCGGCGTTTTTTGCGTTGACCGCCCGGCAGGACGCCGCGCAGATCTGGCAGGACGATCATCCGAAACGGTATCGACCACCGTACCGGGATGAAAGCCTTCGATCTCAAATGCCGGAATGCTTTGTTTGAGCAGCCGTTCGATGCCGCGCCAGTGGTCGTATTCATCCCGGCTGATCAGCGAAACCGCTTCGCCCACCTGCCCGGCACGCCCGGTGCGACCGATGCGGTGGACATAGTCTTCCGGCACATTCGGCAGCTCGAAATTGACGACGTAGGGCAACTGGTCAATATCGAGACCGCGCGCGGCAATGTCGGTTGCCACCAGCACGCGCACCGTACCGGCCTTGAAATCGGCCAGCGCCTTGAGGCGCGCGTTCTGGCTCTTGTTGCCATGCAGGGCAGCGGCGCTCAGGCCATCCTTGTTGAGCCGCTCGCACAAACGGTTGGCACCGTGCTTGGTGCGGGTGAATACCAGCACCTGCTGCCAGTTGAAACGACCGATCATGTATGACAGCAGTGCCGACTTTTGCGCCTTGTCGGTAAATACCGCGCGCTGGGTCACCGCCTCGGCGGCGCTGTTGCGCGGGGCGATGTCGATGGTTTCGGGGTTGACCAGCAAGCCTTCGGCAAGCTTGCGGATATCGGCCGAGAACGTGGCAGAAAACAGCAGGTTCTGACGCTGTTTGGGCAGCTTTTCGATGACACGGCGAATATCGCGGATAAAGCCCATATCGAGCATCCGATCGGCTTCATCGAGCACCAGAAAACGCACGTGTGACAGGTCGACCGTGCCCTGCTGAACATGATCGAGTAACCGCCCGGGCGTGGCGATGATGACATCCACGCCGCGCCGCAGCGTGTCGATCTGCGGATTGATGCTGACGCCACCAAAGATCAGCACACTGCGCAACTGCGCAGCATCACTGCCGTAGCTGTGCACACTTTCACTGATCTGCGCCGCCAGCTCACGGGTCGGCGTGAGAATCAGCGCGCGCGGCTTGCGCTTGCCACCGGCGGTGCCGCCTTCGGCCTGCAAGCGATGCAGCATGGGCAGGGTGAATGCTGCGGTTTTGCCGGTGCCGGTCTGTGCAGCGGCGAGGACATCACGCCCCGCCAAAATGGCAGGGATCGCACGTTGCTGGATCGGGGTGGGTGCGGTATAGCCCTGCGCAGCAATCGCGCGCAGCAGCGCGGGCGCAAGGCCCAGCGTTTCAAAAGACACTGAAAAACTCCTGAACATGCCTGCCAAGCGAGCGTTGTTCCCGCACTGGGCCGGTTCAGGCGAAAAGTTAACGAGTCGTCCTGCAGGCTCCTGTTGGAGTAAGGCAAGACTAAACGAAGGATGCGGCGCCATGCTCATTGCCGCTTCACAACCAGCACCAACCGGAAAGTGCTGCACGAAAGCTCGCAAGTATAGCGTACCCATCAGGATTCACCTAACCTTGTCCTCCCGCCCTTGCCAACGGCCAGGTGCGGCAATGCACATTGATCTGATCAGGACAAATCCCATGAAAAAACTCATCTGGCTTGCCACCGCCGCAACCCTGTTTGCCGCCCCCGCCCATGCCGACAGCTGGAAAACCCTCAAAGATGCTGCAAAGCAACAGGCGTCGCAAAAAGTCGAGGAAACCCTGGACCTGGCCCAACCTGCCAAGCCGGGTACCAGGGTCTATCTGGTCGCCCCCGAAAACGGCGCCGAAGTCAGCAGTCCGGTACATGTGGTGTTCGGCCTCAGCCAAATGGGTATCGCGCCCGCTGGCGTCAACCAGGAAGGCACCGGCCACCATCACCTGCTGATCGACAATCCCGAAGTAGACATGAGCCGCCCATTGCCTGCCACTTCACAGATCGTCCACTTTGGTGGCGGACAAACCGAGACGCTGCTGGAGCTGTCCCCGGGCGAACATACCCTGCAACTGCTGCTGGGCGACTGGAAGCATCAGCCGCACACCCCGCCGGTGCAGTCCGAAACCATCACCATCACCGTCAAATAAGAGCAGTGCCCGCTGTTTTTCCGATGCGGTCTTCATGGCCGCATCGGCACTTTTGATGAAACCTTTGGGCGGTGACGCAGTCTGACTTGCACTGCGCTGCGTTTTGCGCAACGATGACTCCAGCGCTCGGCGACCTTAGTTTGCCGACGCGCCACCAACCCAGGGGCACGCATGAATCAACACCATGGTCTGCTGCAACCATCCTCACCGCACCGGTTTGAGTGTCATAGGGTTGAACCCCGATTTCTTCAGTCTTCCGATGACGCTGCGCACAACTGCGCGGCATGTCCGGACGCGCTGCGCGCGCCCTGCAGGAGTCCCGAAACAACTCTTTAACCTTTCGTCACGCCACAAAGAGGTTTTGTGGCAGACACAAACCGCCAGATCAGACTGGCACTTAGCTTTAGGAGGTCACCGATGAATTTGAACATCTCCGGTCAGCATGTCGAAGTTACGCCCGCACTGCGTGAATACGTCATCACCAAGCTCAAGAAGCTGGAACGGCGCTTTGACCACCTGATCCGAGCGGAAGTCGTTCTGTCCGTCGAAAAACAGCGCCAAACGGCAGAATGCACCATCCGAGCCAGCGGCATGAACCTGCACGCCGAGGCAACCGATACCGATCTGTATGCCGCCATCGACATGCTCAGCGACAAACTGGAGCTGCAAACGCGCCGCTATAAGGAAAAGCTGCGCGACCATCGTCCGCTCGAAGCACACAAACGCATGGCCGTTTAAGTAAAATCCACGCTTCA
This region includes:
- a CDS encoding ISL3 family transposase, with the protein product MQDFLNLPPLRALEIDDLGDHYRVLADGQAEPTCCPHCQHAVMQGHGRQRQKFIDTPMHGKRVVIEIDRRRYRCKRCGKTMFSGLLNVDSKRQATSRLIGYIEQHCLRRTFAEIARDVGVDERTIRHIFDDHVDRLSRDVKFETPEVLGIDELKIIGQYRAMITNVTELALFDMLPTRKKADLVTYFKRLPDKHRVRVVTMDLWNVYRQVIHAQLPGRLIVADRWHVVRMANEAMEKVRKLIRKSLDTRTRLKLKDDRFLLLARRRGLDESQRDLLDRWFAQFPALGAAYMAKEAFHSLYEHDSRPEAERAAQAWLNSIPELVAPQFKETATALRNWWEPVFNYYDHPISNGYTESINRLAKDMNRMGRGYSFDVIRARLVYDEKARRPNCKPLRQRARSTPALPDTSATDYLTFTRAAASPTTESRTIEYGPHIPTLCGLLEAGFFE
- a CDS encoding type IV pilus twitching motility protein PilT, whose amino-acid sequence is MDIAQLLTFSVKQGASDLHLSAGIEPMIRVDGDVKRINLPPLDHKQVHDMVYDIMNDKQRKAWDEFLETDFSFEIPGLARFRVNAFTQARGAGAVFRTIPSKILSLEDLKCPPIFRDIAETPRGIVLVTGPTGSGKSTTLAAMINYINETEYGHILTVEDPIEFVHQSKKCLINQREVHRDTLGFNEALRSALREDPDVVLVGEMRDLETIRLALTAAETGHLVFGTLHTSSAAKTVDRIVDVFPAAEKDMVRAMLSESLRAVISQTLLKKKGGGRVAAHEIMIGTPAIRNLIRENKVAQMYSSIQTGQKEGMQTLDQCLKELVRKGVTSLEEARARSADPRSFSA
- a CDS encoding alpha/beta hydrolase codes for the protein MSSACPNPTETPCVIERDGFTAPDGREIVLWRWPQSQARPTLHWAHATGFHGRLYRPLLDKLAGDCNVLAWDMRGHGTSAEAADLATFRGWETYYRDLTAFLDNLAEPIWLAGHSIGATTSIMAAARRPDKVLGLILAEPVIMDTWQGWQLWLAKLLRQSHRVSLAAGAARRRRVFDSHAAALESYRGRGGFKTWPEAWLEAYVEHGLVQHGDQVHLACTPEWESTTFSHTEHNPWPGIRRLQCPVITLAAECASTFSPMARQRLRALLPCAEVNALAGTTHFLPMERPGAVRNAVWQAMLPKTV
- the nhaA gene encoding Na+/H+ antiporter NhaA, yielding MPDECSVSALIQRLQRLLHLEATGGIILMIAAVAALIWANSPQAHSYHALWHLTLGIGAITPSLHFIINDGLMTVFFLIVGMEIRREIHDGALSHLRAAGLPILAALGGVAVPALIYLALNHDPLRHSGWAIPAATDIAFALGVLALLGRGIPASVRVLLLALAVIDDIIAVLIIALFYSDGLALHGFAIAGAGLLWVGLWQRLGIDSAWAYVLPGAILWLGIWIGGAHPTLAGVVLGMVTPVRVLRQPSPPVVRVPVALHPWVAYGILPLFALANAGVSLDGIDLSAGGARGVTLGVVLALVLGKPLGVIGVSALMVRLGVCRLPPGVSWGGIVLIGVLAGIGFTMSIFIAMLAFDDPALLEAAKLGVLAGSLVAALLGLAWGVLYRRTLRGVTDD
- a CDS encoding PilT/PilU family type 4a pilus ATPase — its product is MEREQAVKLVQQLLALMRQKGASDLFITAGFPPAIKLDGQMTPVMDKPLSPEISAMVMRALMNDRQVRDFEADNECNFAIAPPGIGRFRVNAFVQQGRVGGVLRTINTEIPTFEQLDLPRKLADIVMEKRGLVLMVGATGSGKSTSLAAMLGYRNQNSRGHIITIEDPIEYVHPHQGCVVTQREVGTDTFSWDNALKNTLRQAPDVILIGEIRTRESMEYAVNFAETGHLVLATLHANSANQALDRVINFFSEEKREQLLMDLSLNLKSIISQRLVRKQGGGRVAAMEIMLNSPLVADLIFKGEVAGIKEVMARSNEQGMVTFDQYLFKLFEDGQISYDEAIRNADSQNELRLKIKLESTRARQDLMEDEGVRKMQMKEDGSASVFER
- the rpiA gene encoding ribose-5-phosphate isomerase RpiA, with translation MSPQDVAKRQAAAAALAYLEPDALVGVGTGSTVNHFIDLLAERARVSNIRGAVSSSNATSERLRAIGVPVFDLNEVEGLSLYVDGADEANDRLHLIKGGGAALTREKIVAAASARFVCIVDESKCVDVLGKFPLPVEVIPMARAQVARELATFGGTPQWREGITTDNGNHILDIHGLKITDPVALENAINGITGVVCVGLFARRPADVLIVGGSSGTRVLTAR
- a CDS encoding PilT/PilU family type 4a pilus ATPase, with product MFKLLPYLKLCVEKKGSDLFFTANALPQLKIEGELVPIGKTALTREFITEVVESMLSAQQQQQLAEQLELDLATEAGGLGRFRVNIFNQRGSLGMVLRHISAQVPTLDSLGGMPPVLKDLVLQKRGLILMVGATGSGKSTTLAAMLRHRNEVSAGHILTIEDPIEYLHPNLRSIVNQREVGQDTHSYEAALKSALREAPDVILVGETRTRETMDACIQLANTGHLALSTLHANNAAQALQRIINLYPQMLRDQLYMDLSMTLRAIISQRLVKRPDGRRVAAMEVMVNTPYLQELILHKRVDEIPAAMVQSSDKGMLTFDNALFALYRSGTISLDEALINADSRSNLEAKINFGG
- a CDS encoding acyl-CoA dehydrogenase family protein, translating into MSTVPEIQFDQTNVAQRMRDIREATRVVSEGFSRAYMRECIDNHRFPQEAWEALGEYGLLGITIPEDLGGTGGGQVELVALMEALAEAGLVLPMLLLTGFARVPIIRNGTPEQIERFVRPTISGAEKLCFAITEPDAGTNSFAMSSLATRDGDGYRLTGRKVFISGAADADRMLVVARTQKAGEVEHRTEGMSLFVVDTDAPGVELQPLNIDVGWPERQYLVFFDDVELGADRLIGKPGQGLAGMFEALNSERLLVTAMSVGLGNYALKKAVAYANERKPFGVPIGSYQALQHRLAEAKAELEAARLMMIQAAATFDAGGNAGAHANMAKLLGSRAAVKAVEAALQTHGGYGFDKDYDIITLWPSARLMEIAPINNEMLLNYIGEHVLGLPKSY